TGTCTTGTTAGAAAAATTGCAAAACGATAACATAGTTGACTGAACAactgaaatgatgatgattttcaGCTAATCAGTATTGACAGAAAAAGATGTggattttaaactttttttttctaaagccaagaataaagttttttttttaaatatatattttgctggATTTGAACCACTGCTGACGTCTAGCCATATACAAAGTTCTGAAATTGATATACGCAGATAATTAagacaaatcccccccccccccacacacacacaaacgcattgCCAAGGTATCGGATTGGGACTCGGTATTGGCAATGCTCATAATCAAGCTGATGCAAACCCAAAATcaatttaatggaaaaaaaaaaagtcatcgggACATCCGTAATTTAGATGCACCTGTAACACTTGCAAAGCGGATGCCTCAGTGCAAAAACCAGCCAGCCTGTTCTATACAACTCAACAGTTTAAATCTTCTCTCAcagccacacgcacgcacaaacagtTCACAGTATAAAAATAGTTGACATAACGCACAAAAGAGGTCCACATGTTCACATTAGGTCCTTGTACAAATGAAGTTTGCCAATAATAAAGTTCAGTCTGGTATGAGGCTTTCTTATTTTGAATGTAATTAAGAAGAAGTTAGTGGACAACCTATTTAGGATTGTTTACAGCAAGAACGTGTGTGCTTAAAATGAAGTCCAGTCTCAATGTGTAACACGCGTTCAATATGTTCTTCTTCACACTAGTGACACTACCTTTTTAGGCGCTGGTGCCGTCATTGTCGGCGACGCGGCTCTCGCTCGCCGTGGATCCGTGCGTGATGAGAGGTGGCGGGGCCTCGATCACGTCCCTCTGGCTGCCGTGCGTAGACAGCGGGTGGTCGAGGCGCGGCGTGCTGCCGTGGAAACTGCGCTGTTCCACGCCTCTGTAAACGACCGTGTCGCTCCTGATATGACTGCGTGGGGGGACAAGAGAGCGGTGACGATGTCGGCCGCTCCTGACGCGGCGGAGGACATTTTCCCGTGTGCACACCTGTCATCGCGAGCCCGCCGCAGGCTGCCATGGTAGCTGACTTTGCTGTGGACGCTGCTGGGTTTGCTCCTGGCGTAGGCCGGCTGGCTTCCGATGGGCTCATCCAGGTCATCCAGGACAGCCAGGTGAGTGGAGGAGGCGTGAGTGGAAGTACCCTAAAGGaggacaaaatgtgaaaataccaCCACGATTCAACATATACTTCATCATAACCCACCGGAGGAATGATCGGATACACTTAATGGGGACATATGACCGACAAGttactttcttttttgcttATCATGTTCTCCTAGATACATTCAGGGTATTGCTTTAGCACAGTGATTCTCCAAGTGTGGTACTTTGGTTCACTCTAGTAGTACGTGATTCATGCGTGAATCATTGCCCATGTACAGTTCCAGTACATAAAacttttttgtacaattttctTCGATTTAGACAcctgtgaaaatatttttatgtacTCTTTGTTCTGGATGTTCAATACCACCTCCCCCCGAGAGTATCAAGTACTACTACTACCTACTACCGAACTACTAGAAAAGTACCTCTAGTacttttgatatactgtataaaattgCAATTTTACAAAATTGTGAAGAAAGACCTTTTTTATTGATAGACAATTCAACAATTTGCTGCAGTACGTAGGAGTACTTAATGTCAGATTTTTATCCCCCCTTAAGTATCTGAGGTTGGCCACCGCGACTGCGTGATATCTTAAATGAACACTGGCGTTATTTACCTGAGTGGACGTTCCTCTGGACTTCCTGATGATGGGGGTGTTGGGTTCACGCAACAGTGACTGGGCCAAGTCAGGCTGCTCTTGTAGCACCTGACGAGATTCATTCACGCCGCTGCTGCATGGGGACATTTTGAATGGTCGTAATAAGACGGGTTCGATTGTATAACGCtggcattcaaaatggaggtgCAGGTAGCCACACTTACTCTTTGCGTCTGCGTCCGTGCAGGAAGCTGGCCCACTCAAAGCAGGTCTTCTTGCTCGCCACCCAGAAAGCAGAGGGGATTCCCACCACCAACATCATCAAGTATTTCACCAGGAACAAGGCCATGGACGGTTGACTGGTCTGCTCCACCTGAggaaaacacacgcacgcacgcacacagagtcCAGGTAGACAGTttagacagaaaaaaattgacattccCTGTTGTCcaattaatttttgtgaaggatAAAGAGCAATGCTTCTTTCACTCTATTTGCAGTTGCAGCGATAAACACCAGAGGGCGGTAGTGTACAACAGTTATGTAGTTTAATTGgtcaactcatttgtattcctcCAGGATATATATTTGGGTTTTTATGACTTGGGCATTCATGCAAAGGAACTTGTCATCACAAACTTATATGAATTTACTAgtcaagttaaaataaaaacacttgtaAGCAGTAAGGAAGGCAGAAAGTGAGTGTGCTTTTTATGCTCCGTGACAACATACTGCATTCCTATGCCGTTGGACCAACAAGTCAGTTGACCAAATTTTTCTGACCTTAGTCCAGTCGACGTCGATACACTCAAATAAATCGTTCTCTTTAATATACACTCAAATCAATCTTTCTGTATAACATATCAATGATAAAGTGTATATCTTACTCTGATATTTTTACCATGTTCTAGCCTTTAGAAATGAGTACTGTATTTTGTGACATGGATGCAACACACCACGCAGCCTTGTTGAGTCCAGCACATTTAGAACTATTTACATATACTTTCcccatttaaattaaaaaaatatatatataccggtacatatacatacattcattcattcattcattcatcttccggaccgcttgatcctcactagggtcgcggggggtgctggagcctatcccagctgtcttcgggcagtaggcgggggacacccagaattggttgccagccaatcacagggcacacacagacaaccatccacgctcacactcacacctagggacaatttagagtgtttaaaaCCCAgtaatagttttaaaaaatgctctGAGGACACAAATGAGCTTTTCACACATCAAGCTCTTTGGCACAGAAATGGTCGTTAAACCTGCATGCCATCTGAATAACccatattaaatattttatcaTTCAATTTCCACGCATGGTCTTTGGCaaacattttccttttatatGATGTGTTAAAACAGGAAAGAGAATTGATTTTTGTTAATCATTGCCATTCGAAAAGAAGGGAACCGAACGAAACAATcccaaaccaaacaaaccaaacacagGCACTTATTGACAACACCTTATGAGATGAATATCCAGTGACAGAAAGCATCTTTGAGATTCCAGCACTACAACGTGATGTAAGCGGAAGGGGGGTTGAGGGGTCGGGCGCAGACGCAAACATTGGCGTAACATAAGCACTCGCAGCTGCCTCAACAGTTTTCCAATTACCGTGTCTGCCACCAAGTGGCTGACGCATCACTTTGCTGTCTTCATGAAAATGATTAGCGGCTTAGTGAAGCTCATATCTGGTAACTAGTGGGcggaaatgagaaaaaaaaaaagtttggcggGGATGCTCTAAGTCTGCACCGTGCACATTGATTTAGTTTTGAAAAGGTAGCGAGTCAAAAAACACCACTCTTCATAACAACACAAAGACCTTTTAGAGTTGGGGAAGCAGAGCATGACTGAGCAAGCCCAGAGCAAAGACGGCGACTGTTTGAGTGGGAGTAGGGGAGGAGgacgatgatgaggaggaggaggaggaagaagaagcacAAGTGTGAGAACCAGAGGACACGCTGAAAGACAAGATTCAAAGAAAACAAGACAGACACTGGTGCAGTTGTCGACTTTGGTCTGGAGCGCGTTAGCTGGAGTAATGATGCGTACTGTCCACTCCTCAAGTACCTGCTCATATAGCAGAACGCGCGCACatacccacccacacacacacacacacacacacacacacacacacacataaatgcgCACTCACTTTGTATGGGCAAGGGATGTGATAGCGGCGGCAGTTTTCTTCCATCCAGGTGGTCTCCCACACGCTGCGGTAGGTGTGCTCGTACACGTAGCAACCGATCACGGTCAGCAAAGGCACGAGATAGAgcacggagaaaacccccaTTCGGATCATGAACTTGACAAGTTTGGTCTGGTTCTCTTTCTCCAGGGGGATCTCCATGCGCACGCGGTTCAGAGCCACGATGCCCACTAAGAGAAGAGAAACGCCTACCTGGAAAGGGAAACGGCGCGAAGCCAGAGAGATAAATGACAACCTGCGACGCGCGAGCAGTCGACAAAATAAACGGAAGCGACGGGGCAAAAGTCAAGCAGACGTCTCTCCATTTGCCGTGTTATCATATTGTTGCTTCAGCAACAGTCCTCACTCTTATCATTTCATCCACTTGCCCACTAATCTCCTTTCCATCACACTCGCTCGCTCGTTCATCCTcccacacattcattcatctcccgagaTGACTCACCGCCACGTTGAGGCAGAGCGGTGCCAGAACAAACCAACGCAGGGCGTCTATGTCATAGAGCCCAATGAAACACACTCCGCTGATGCCATCGCCTTCGATTTTGTTCAGGGCCAAAAGGGCGACGGTGAGGGCCCCAGGAAGCCCCCAGGCCAAGGTGTGGAAGAGGAGGGCTTTCTTTTCGATGGCTTCACTGCCCCATTTAGGCACGGCTGCCAGGAACCACGTGATTGTTAGGATGACCCACCACATGCTGCCAGCCATGGTGAAGAAGTAGAGGATCATGAAAAACAAGGTGCACGCCTGCAAcatgagcgaaaaaaaaaaacaaaaacaacaacatattgatcaatcaatcaatcaatcggaCCTGAAGTAGTCCAAACATCTTTGATGCAAAGTATGAGTCGACCGTGgaactggtttaaaaaaaaaaaaaaaaaaaaaaaagctcagcagAAACGGAACAATGCGATTCCCAATGAATGCTGTTGGAagtcatcatttgaaaatgtatttggagtgaatgagttttaatgagTATGGGTCTCTGCATATTTACTCAAACGCTTAAGATGGCAGCCCCACACTAGTCTTACCGTTTATTTTCTATTGTgcatttttaagataagaaaacctttatttgtctcacaatggagacattcaccATTTTGGAACGGAAattagacttaaaaaaaaaattacagctaAGTCATTGTGCGGTAAAAAATATACTGAACAGATTAATTTCTTCCATCACCACTGGCAGAATAAAAACTTGATTAAGTTTGCCCGGAAACCACTCTGTATGGCAATATAAGCTCCAGGTACTGCTCTGTGAAAATTGTGTTCACCTTATTGTGTGAGCCCTGCGTTATAGTTGAGGTTTTAAATGGCACGCGGTTGACTGTGTTGCACGCTACAGTGTCTTCCAACAAGAAGCCCAGGAAGAACACCAGCGACACCATGACATAACACACAGCATAGAAGATGATGGGTCGCTCCGGGTATCGGAACCTATTGAGGAAAAGAACAGTTGATGAGAGATGTCACATTAAGAGGAACGTACCAGAGCCAAAGTAGTCTTACCCACCTGGTGACGTCAATGAGGAAGGTAAGGAAGGTAAACAACGTTGCGGACAGACACACAATGGAGGTGACCCCGATGAAGTATCGCGTGacggtcacttcctgtttgctgAAGTACATGGAAGGACAGGGAGCGGAGCAGTCTTTACTGCCCATAAATGAGTAACCCAGCTCTGCTTCTATTTTCAGCTCCCTGGGACACCAGAAGCCGTAGTCTCTCTGGACGGTCAGGGATGATCGGTCGGTGGGCTCGGAGCCTTTCCACAGGTCCTCTTGGCGAGGGTACGGCTCGTCGCAGTCTGGAAACCTGCAGGCGGGCAGAGCCACGATTGTTGACGTTGCTTTTATGATGACTTTGTAAACGTTATTTGTTGTCCTAATAACCTGCTGCACTCCATGCCATCTGGCCAGGTGAGTCCAAATATTTCCATCAGTCTGTGACAGTCTTCCTTGGCCCGCTGGCAGAGGGCGCGGCACGGCAGGGACACCTGTCCGTACACGACGCAGACCGGGGCGTAGAGGGCACACAGGAACATCCTCAGGTCAGGGCTGCACACCAGGTTTACGACGGGATGGAAGGGCTGGGATGCACACAGACAGAGCGACAGTTTAGAGCTGACATTTGCACCTGTCTGTCTGACGACATGCATCAGAGTAAGTTCGGGTGAAATAGTGTGATGCCACGACTGAATCGTTGACGATATCCGCTTGACAAGCTGAAATGTCGCCTACAGGTATGGAGAGTGGAGCGCGCATCATAAACCACGCACGAGTACTTTAGCATGTTCTCTGCAaactaaatggaaaaaaaagacagggcTGAAACGTAACACGTCTCAGTTTAAGGACATTGGGAAGCTCATGAAAAATGTAGAGCCACACTCTTATTAGAAAACATCTTTTTCACGAAGCAAAGGCAGACTTTTGGGGGAGGTTAGCAAGTAGAGGTGTGTTGGACAAAAATAGCAGCCAACCACAGATGACATTCCATCAATTCGCGTGCGACTGATGTGGATTTTTCAAGGATGATGCAGCGGAATCAaattctgaaaataaataaatacattccgattattaaaaaaaaatggctccatTAATGCTTACAAAGATATGAATCgcaggcagaacatttgactgttttgcaaTAATACTTACCTCAGCAGAGAGCTGAATGTTCATGTATGACAGTGATTACACAGCATGTGCACTTGTCCTGCATTTGAGTCTTGCTTTgtcgctttttttctttcccgcaTCGTCAACCACATGTGCCAAATAAACTTTGTATATGTGaggataattttttaaaatcccaaaTATGCAAATACAACTCACGTTCATCGACGCTGCACACATTTGCAATGCGCTGAGAGCATGATGGCCACGCGGAATTGCTCATGCGCGCAGTACAGAGGGACCGTAGCACAAATACCAGGGCTATTGTTACGGCTCTGATGAGGCAATTTGGCAGATCTCTTTGTGAGAGGCTCAAGAATAGATTCTTGCTGATGAATTTCAGTGTACTGTTGATTTGGCAATCACATATTAATATTAAACATCTTCCTTTAACAcacaaaagagaaagagagtAAAAATATGTCATATGTGGGCAGATGTAAAATGGAGGATGCAATGAATGGAAACCTGTTACATAAAGTCCACCTTTGGTGATGTTTAATTTGGTTTTGGGCGTACAACAGTCACgaaacattcaaacaaaacatattgCTTGCCCGGATGCAACACTGCTCTgcttgcatgcgtgtgtgcactatatttaataaaaaacaGTGCACATTCATTGACtgacaacaaaagcaaatgcACACGCTTCGAGTGTACATGTGCGCTCGTGCAAAGAACCATTCATCTGTGATGGTGTACGTCTTTTGTGCGTGTTTGATTGTGCACTCGggctttgtgtgtatgttttgatCGTTCTCAATTGCCGTGTTCCACATCTCCACATGCTCCACCAGCAAATGGGTGCGGCGGTGCGTGATCGGCCTGACATAGTTTTggactcatgcacacaactCCATGTGGGCATGACTGCTTTCATCTTCATTCAATAATTCACACATTTTGCAATCCTTGAGAAGGTCCACTCATAGTTATTGCAATATACAGAATCATTATGGGGAGACTAGGTGTGAGAGCAACCACAAAGTTGAAGACGTTGCATACCGACTGTTGAGGACATTTTGGATACAGATCAGTCAATGCTTGAGTGCAACCTTAGCCTGAACCCCCAATAAGCAAGTTACGATAAATTCTGAATGATGCAaacctatttttctttttttccccccgtataCTGTACAGACTTTGCTTCatgcgcgtttttttttttgtgtgcaaaatTGGCCAATAAATGTAATTCTGGT
This Hippocampus zosterae strain Florida chromosome 4, ASM2543408v3, whole genome shotgun sequence DNA region includes the following protein-coding sequences:
- the LOC127599000 gene encoding frizzled-3-like isoform X1, whose translation is MPESFEKECMRDYKTASMSCRQTVCFPRFPIPLFLLFLFPAPPAGTIHMEAIESHSEFSCEPIRLRMCQDLPYNTTFMPNLLNHYDQQTAALAMEPFHPVVNLVCSPDLRMFLCALYAPVCVVYGQVSLPCRALCQRAKEDCHRLMEIFGLTWPDGMECSRFPDCDEPYPRQEDLWKGSEPTDRSSLTVQRDYGFWCPRELKIEAELGYSFMGSKDCSAPCPSMYFSKQEVTVTRYFIGVTSIVCLSATLFTFLTFLIDVTRFRYPERPIIFYAVCYVMVSLVFFLGFLLEDTVACNTVNRVPFKTSTITQGSHNKACTLFFMILYFFTMAGSMWWVILTITWFLAAVPKWGSEAIEKKALLFHTLAWGLPGALTVALLALNKIEGDGISGVCFIGLYDIDALRWFVLAPLCLNVAVGVSLLLVGIVALNRVRMEIPLEKENQTKLVKFMIRMGVFSVLYLVPLLTVIGCYVYEHTYRSVWETTWMEENCRRYHIPCPYKVEQTSQPSMALFLVKYLMMLVVGIPSAFWVASKKTCFEWASFLHGRRRKDSGVNESRQVLQEQPDLAQSLLREPNTPIIRKSRGTSTQGTSTHASSTHLAVLDDLDEPIGSQPAYARSKPSSVHSKVSYHGSLRRARDDSHIRSDTVVYRGVEQRSFHGSTPRLDHPLSTHGSQRDVIEAPPPLITHGSTASESRVADNDGTSA
- the LOC127599000 gene encoding frizzled-3-like isoform X2, producing MEDVQNCRPFHPVVNLVCSPDLRMFLCALYAPVCVVYGQVSLPCRALCQRAKEDCHRLMEIFGLTWPDGMECSRFPDCDEPYPRQEDLWKGSEPTDRSSLTVQRDYGFWCPRELKIEAELGYSFMGSKDCSAPCPSMYFSKQEVTVTRYFIGVTSIVCLSATLFTFLTFLIDVTRFRYPERPIIFYAVCYVMVSLVFFLGFLLEDTVACNTVNRVPFKTSTITQGSHNKACTLFFMILYFFTMAGSMWWVILTITWFLAAVPKWGSEAIEKKALLFHTLAWGLPGALTVALLALNKIEGDGISGVCFIGLYDIDALRWFVLAPLCLNVAVGVSLLLVGIVALNRVRMEIPLEKENQTKLVKFMIRMGVFSVLYLVPLLTVIGCYVYEHTYRSVWETTWMEENCRRYHIPCPYKVEQTSQPSMALFLVKYLMMLVVGIPSAFWVASKKTCFEWASFLHGRRRKDSGVNESRQVLQEQPDLAQSLLREPNTPIIRKSRGTSTQGTSTHASSTHLAVLDDLDEPIGSQPAYARSKPSSVHSKVSYHGSLRRARDDSHIRSDTVVYRGVEQRSFHGSTPRLDHPLSTHGSQRDVIEAPPPLITHGSTASESRVADNDGTSA